A window of Candidatus Woesearchaeota archaeon genomic DNA:
ACATGAAAATAAATTCAGGGACAAAAATGATAATTATAAGAGTAAGAAACATAAAAAAAGCCGTTAAAATACTTTTTGTATTTTTTATCTCTTTAATTATGTTTATATGAATCAAATAACGTATACAATAATAAGGTACTAGAATAATAACAGCGTCACGCACTAAAAAGAAGAGACCCAAAACAAGACCAACAAAACATAAATGAGCCCATCGAATTTCTTTCTTTTCAAAAACGTATTCTATTACCCAAAGCCCAAGCACAAGCGTGAGATATCCTGCCGCGTCCACCAACACTCTTGTTGCATACAACATTAATGGAAGTGAAACAGCATACAACGCTGCTCCAATATACGCAAGTATTTCTTTTTGCTCATGATTCTTAAAGAATTTTTTCAACCAATAATAAAACAAAATCGTTGTTGCCGCAAAAATAATCATGTTTAGAATGCTATACGCCTGACGAACACCAACGAACGGCTCAAGCATTGCCGCTGCCATAATTTCTACTGGTCTTTTGAACGCATAACTCTGCAAGACACGCTCTGTATCATCGTCTCCTAATATTTCTCCTTGCAGATAATACGTTGATGGGACATACGCCTGTGTATCCACAAGAACAGTATTATAATATAACAACCCCGAAAGGATAGAAATAAAAATCAGACTCAGCAACCAGTATGTTGTTTTCATACCACTCACTTTTTTTTGCGCACAGGATTTTGAATCGCAATTTCCCGCACCAGTTTTGTCATTTCTTTTTGCTGCGCCTCTACCTTCACATAAATTCTAAACAGCGCGTAGAAAAGAATAATCATCCCGGTGTAAATTAATGTATCTACTCCTCTTCCAATCCCTAAAAATTTTGAAAGCGTGACAAAAATACTCGGAAAGATCGCGACACAAATAACTCCGCCCCATATTACTGTCCAGAAAAAGAGCTCATTCGCTTTAATGCTGTGATCTTTATAGCGCAAGATTGCTCTGCTCAGCGCGAAGACCGCAAAGAGAATGCCAATTATCTGAAGCATCCCAAAATCTCCCAGCGCTTCTATCCCAATACTCATTTTTCCACCGTTGTTTCTTACTTCAATACTTTACTCTTAATCATATTCCACAAAATACCCACTGCAGCAAAAGTGCTTTGCCCCTTCTCAAGCGAATACGCTGTGTAGGTAATAGTGACTGGAACTTCTTTATAGGAAATGTTTTGTTTTCCTATCTGCTCCACTATTTCTGACGCATGCTCCATGCGATCTGCCTTTAACTCAAGCTTCCGCACTGCTTCTCTTTTTATCGCGCGAAATCCATTATGCGAATCTGTCAATCGGACTCCATAAAACAGCCAAATAATCCAAGCACCCCCTTTGAGTATCATCTTTCGATGCCAAGGAACATTGGACATTGTATCTAAAAATCTTGAACCCAAACACGCATCTACTTCTTCAGCGTGTATTGGCTTTGTTAATCGTCCAATCTCTTCTGCATGATGCTGCCCATCCGCGTCAAAGGTTACAATAATTTCCGCGTCATTCTTCATCGCAAAATCTATTCCTGTTTTTAACGCCGCGCCTTGTCCTCTGTTCATGAGATGGCGAAGTACTGTCGCGCCAGCATCTGCCGCAACCGCTCCAGTCGCATCTTTTGACCCATCATCAACAACAATAATATTGTGATAACCATTCTTTTTGAGATCAGAAATAACCGCGTCAATTCTTTTTTCTTCGTTATAACCCGCAATAACTACCCATACCGCATCATTGCACTGTTCTTTCTTTTCTTTCTGCTCCATATCCATCCCTTATTCTCTCTAATAATCTTTATTCTTCTTATAAAACTTATGCATGTTCTACATGTACTTCTGCGTGCACTATTCTGTTATTTTATACAACTCCACGACCAGATTGCCTTCTTTATCAAAATACTGATAGACTGCTTCCATTTTCAAAACAATGTCTTCCTGCTCCACAACAAGCACTTTTTTGAGCGGAACATCTTTGTCTCCTGCTGCCAAACGAACCTTTGCTGTTGCTGTTTCAATTCCATTTTCTTCAAGATATTTGTTATACATCGGATCTGTCTGCAAACACCAATACGCGGCAGTTGTCTTGTCTTCTTTTTTTCCATACACTGTTTCGTTCCAGCGCTGATTGCACAATGCCTTGAATTCTATGTTTTGCGTTTCTAAGAACGCATACGTCACCTGATATTCTTTCATCAGCTCTTTTGCTTTTGTCCTATTTGTTCCAAACAAAATAACTGCCATATCTGCTGTTCTTTTGTTGTGATCCACAAATGGCGAGCCGTGGGTGACTCTTGTCGTCATCACATTTTCTCCAGTCATCGCGTTGAAGAAGAAGCCAACATCTGGATGCGTGGTGATCACGACATCCTCTTCTGTGATCATTCCTTTTTCATCAAGATATTCCCGCAACGCATTGTATGCTTTTATTTTTTCACTGTCTTCTGTCGCGTATGCATATCTGTCTGAGCTTTTGTATTCTTCTATAATGTTGATAAAAGAAAATATAGCGATACCTGTAAATAGAAGAAGGAAAATTCCTGTGGTCGTTTTTTTGGAGAACTGCTTTTCTGTTCTTTTCTCTGCCTGCTTCCAAATATAGAAAAGTCCTGTAATCAAGATAAGATGCTTGACAAAAACAAGCACAATGGGAAATCTGTAATATCCGAGACTCATGCCTA
This region includes:
- a CDS encoding glycosyltransferase family 39 protein gives rise to the protein MKTTYWLLSLIFISILSGLLYYNTVLVDTQAYVPSTYYLQGEILGDDDTERVLQSYAFKRPVEIMAAAMLEPFVGVRQAYSILNMIIFAATTILFYYWLKKFFKNHEQKEILAYIGAALYAVSLPLMLYATRVLVDAAGYLTLVLGLWVIEYVFEKKEIRWAHLCFVGLVLGLFFLVRDAVIILVPYYCIRYLIHINIIKEIKNTKSILTAFFMFLTLIIIIFVPEFIFMWYYNVGSVLSGKAAAITAGKYSLLGWLKFIIVHGAAFHIAYILAYVGWKQEQEKERRLFYALYGLCALLYLVGIQLVALTSPRFSMVLFPVLLPLAALGILFLAEKWKNTLAVHKTIICFILLYAIISFLGAWLYPSRTMILEDAGGNAVINAVLEEIKMKLGVF
- a CDS encoding DUF2304 family protein, with protein sequence MSIGIEALGDFGMLQIIGILFAVFALSRAILRYKDHSIKANELFFWTVIWGGVICVAIFPSIFVTLSKFLGIGRGVDTLIYTGMIILFYALFRIYVKVEAQQKEMTKLVREIAIQNPVRKKK
- a CDS encoding glycosyltransferase family 2 protein, with amino-acid sequence MEQKEKKEQCNDAVWVVIAGYNEEKRIDAVISDLKKNGYHNIIVVDDGSKDATGAVAADAGATVLRHLMNRGQGAALKTGIDFAMKNDAEIIVTFDADGQHHAEEIGRLTKPIHAEEVDACLGSRFLDTMSNVPWHRKMILKGGAWIIWLFYGVRLTDSHNGFRAIKREAVRKLELKADRMEHASEIVEQIGKQNISYKEVPVTITYTAYSLEKGQSTFAAVGILWNMIKSKVLK